The Lolium rigidum isolate FL_2022 chromosome 1, APGP_CSIRO_Lrig_0.1, whole genome shotgun sequence region GAAAGAGTGTAACGTGGACTAAATATAGACACATTTTCAGAAAAATTACAAGCCTTATTCATTAGAACTGAAAGAGTATTTGCTAGAAAAAAAACTATAGAGGCGTTTTAAAAAATGCCGCCACCTAACCGTATTTTACTGCCGGTAGGACTAATTTACGCATGATAAATAAATATTGAGACTAATGTATTTAGCTTTACATATAGATAGTAGAGATGTATTTAGCTCTACATATGGATAGTCTCCCATAATAGAGATAATGATATAGATGAAACAAACAAATCTCTAAACCGGTACGTGAGAGCAGCCAGAGAAGCCATCAGGAGGCGGCGGCCACAAACCCGTCCAGGTTCCGTTCTCCTCGACGGCGACGCCAGTGGTCCGCTCCAcatccggtggccttggggcgtTCAATTATGGTAAACCATGGTCCCTCGCCGGCGGGGTGTTTCCGTTCCGTTTTAGGTTGTTATCAGTATCGTTTTTTTAGGATGGTGAGGCGGTGGCTACATCTGGAAGTCGGAATAAGGTTCTCTCCACCCTATCCTCGTTTTAATGGAGCGTCGAGCGCTGGTGGAGGGCGCGGGGAGTCATGTGCCCACCGAAACTTCCAGGATCCAATCGGTTTTCATGTTCGCTAGCACTATTTAAAAAACcggccgagataccgatttatcgtgaataGGGTGATAACCGATAAGATTTCGGCATATGGGCTAATTTACGCCGACACCGATATTTCAGCGGATTTTCAGTCCGGTAGCCGATATTTCACCCGATATTCAGTCCGATAGCCGATATTTCGCCCATTTTCAATGGAATTTCACTAAAAGTTGGTCTAAGAGTCCTTATATTCTTGTAGAAATGTGTATTAGctcaaattttttatttttattaattcaaatgcaaggaatcaaggtaatacttttGTTCAatgctccaatattatttttacatagCATATATTATAGAACATCTAGTTCCCAaaattagaatttataataaaataAGCTGATAAATGGCAGAGCGATAAAATCAATTAGTCGGCCGATAAAcgattaatctccattttgaGGCTGACACATAAGTTAAAGATTTCGTGAACATTGTTCGTTGGTGTGGTTTAACGACAATCTCTTCCAATCTACTgttgtcatcattggtgatggttAATGTTCTAGTACGTTGGTTCTTTGGGGCTTAGCAGGACAACTTCATATTTGTCTATTACAACAAGTTTTGTCCGGGTGTGGTGATGGAGGGTGAAGACGGCTGCGGAACTTCGAATTGTCGTTGCGTTTAGTTGTCGCTTGGTAGTCCGCCGAACTTATTTGTAATTTCTATTACTTATCAAGTTATTTGTACTATTATCGTGATTATTAGAATAGATCGGCGAAATTTTCGAGAAAAAAATATTTAGATGAAACAGGGGGCATTGGATTGTTATAGAGATCGACGGTCAAAATGCATTACAGCAACAGGGTTCTGAAAAGAGGAAATTCTGGCTTTTTAAACAGTGGGGACTGCTGCTGATTCGAGCATGGCGGCCGCGCTGCGCCGCATCCGCTCACCGCGGCTCCGCCTCGGTGCCAGCTTCCCTTACCACAGCGCCGCCGGTGACTCCAATCATGTCCAGGACCCGAACCGCCGCATCGCGGACCTAGCCGCCGCTGGGCGCGTCTCGGACGCCCGCAGCCTATTCGACCGAACGGCGGACCGGGACGTGGTATCCTGGACGGCGCTGGTCGCGGCGTACGCGCGCCACGGTATGCTCCAGGACGCCAGGGCCCTGTTCGAGCGCCCCGACGCGCGCCGGAACGTGGTCACCTGGACGGCGCTCCTCTCCGGCTACGCCAGAGCCCGCTGCATCGACGAGGCGAGGGCGCTGTTCGAGCGGATGCCGGAGAGGAACGCTGTCTCATGGAACACGATGCTGGAGGCGTACACCTCCGCCGGCCGCTTGGATGACGCGTGCGCTCTGTTCAACAGTATGCCTGTAAGGGACGCCGGTTCCTGGAACATCCTTCTGGCCGCGCTTGTACGATCGGGGATCATGGATAAGGCGCGGAAGCTGTTTGAGAGAATGCCAGAGAGGAGCGTCATGTCATGGACAACAATGGTCTCCGGCATTGCTCGGAGTGGAAGTGTTGACGAGGCTCGGGCGCTGTTTAATGCCATGCCAGAGAGGAATGTCGTGTCTTGGAATGCCATGATCTCTGGATACGCACGAAACTGCAGGATCGATGAAGCTCTTGATTTGTTCATGAACATGCCCATGAGGGACGTTGCTTCTTGGAATATTATGATCACCGGTTTTATCCAGAACAAGGATTTGAACAGGGCAAAAGAACTCTTTGATAAGATGCCTACAAGGAATGTAGTCACCTGGACTACTATGATGAATGGCTGCTTGCAAGGTAATGAGAGCGAAACTGCCCTACAGTTATTCAATGGTATGCTCATTGATGGGATCAGACCAAATCAGGTGACATTTCTGGGTGCTGTTGATGCGTGCAGCAATCTTGCCGGACTTAGCGAAGGGCAGCAGGTGCATCAGATGATATGCAAAACATCATTTCAGTTTGATACTTTTATCGAGTCCACCCTCATGAAATTATATGCCAAATGTGGAGAAATCAGATTGGCAAGAAAGGTGTTTGATCTCTCAAGGGAGAAGGATGTAGTCTCTTGGAACGGGATGATTGCAGCATATGCACATCATGGACGTGGTGTAGAAGCTATAGCATTGTATGGCAAGATGCAAGAAAATGGATATAAGCCTAATGATGTCACATATGTGGGATTGCTCTCAGCATGCAGCCACTCTGGTTTGGTCGACCAAGGGCTTAGGATCTTTGAATATCTGGCAAAGGATATCTCCATTGCAGTGCGGGATGAACATTACACCTGCTTGATTGATCTTTGTAGCCGAGCTGGACGACTTGATGACGCAAAAAGATTAATTCACGGTCTTAAGCTTAAGCCTAAATCAAGTACTGTCTGGAATGCCCTTCTAGGAGGTTGTAATGCACATGGAAATGAAAGTATCGGTGATTTGGCAGCTAGGCATCTCTTAGAAGCAGAACCTGATAATGCTGGAACTTACACTCTCTTATGTAACATTTATGCTTCTGCTGGTAAGTGGAAAGAAGCAGCAAAGATTCGGTCTGAGATGAATGATAGAGGACTAAAGAAACAACCAGGATGTAGTTGGATTGAGCTGGCAAATAAGGTCCATGTATTTGTAGCACGTGACAAGTCCCATAATGAGTATGGCTCAATCAATAGTATGCTGCAAGGTATTCATCACATGATGAGGATGGGTGGCACTGTTCCCAGGGACTATATGCAGCTTACAAATGAGGAGCTAGTGGATCGTATAATTTGAAATATATTCAATTAGAGTTCGAGGATTAGTCAAAGGAAGTATCTTGCAGCACTCCATCTGTCAACTAGCCTACAGTCTAGAGTTTATACCTATGGTGTTAGTGTTACCTATGATCTCAATGCTATGGCATCGCACCTGAGGCTAAGATGGCCTTCATCTTTGGAGCATTATTTTCTAGCAAACACCTGGGCTCTTCTCTGTTCAGAGTTCTGTGGAATGCTAATATCTTTTTCAAGGCTGGGGGATAATCAAGGACCTTACAGAAGTCTTGATCTTTATCTTTGATCCTTGAATCTTATTTCTCTGGTGCACTGTCTGCAGCTTTGCCACGTTTGAGGTGCTTCCTGTCCCAGGGTATGTTCTTTATCAGTTTGAAGTCACTCCTCCGTATTTATCAGTTTCTCTGTATATTGCTTGATGAATATGAGCAATTTTTTAGATGCTTCTTGCCTTTCAATTCAAAATTGAGGCAATCTTACTAAAATATCAGTAGTTGCTAtacaaggaaaaaaaaaagaccaaACCTATCTAGACCTCGTGCTTTTGCATGCTTTTTAACTCCATGGTCAATCAAGTTAGAACATGGATGGGGTCTTTTTAGGTTTTTGCTTGTTAAGTTCAAGTAAAAAGTAAAGCAACAAAGGACAGAAGTAGCACCGAACTTACATTTGCCCTGCTTCAGGCAGGACACCAATGCCATCAATGTCCCCCAAGAAATCTGTGTTACCCTTTGCAATTTAATTTGATTCAGTGAACTCGATTTTACCGCAGTGTCTACACAATTCTGCAGGTAATTTGCGTCTTGGACTGTTGGGGTTTATCTGTAGCTCATATTGCTATTTCGGTAGCAGGCAAGACCATCGGGATCACATATGCAATTCTTTGCTTCTGAACTCCGGGTCGGAAACTGAAATAAGCTCTGGAACCATCTTGAGCAAACGGTTACTGTCTGCAAAAGAAAGGAATTTTCTGTGCACTGGAGTTGTTCTCTGTTCTCAGAAGGTAGTATTTCTTGCGCCGGAATGTGAAAAATGGATAGCGTATACTAGAACGCCTACACCCTGCTGCAAGACTTCCTCAGCGGTATCTGCGTACTGTAATTATACATTGTAATTGCCTTTTTTTCACAAGTGCACTGTAATACCTGTCGAACTGAAATGTAACCTAGATTTAGAGTGGAGATACTGTATTGTTTTTTTATTCAGTGGAGAGTGGGTGTGCGGATATAAGacagttttgagttttctcaggCCCAAAATCATTTGAGTCTGAAGATCACCAATAAGGCCCACCTCGGACGGGCCCAGTTGGACGAAGCAACCGGGACACACTCGTCCGTCGACCGCCCGCCTCGAATACTCCTCGGACCAACCAACCCACCGACGGTAGGTCGCTCGCGGCGCGCTCCTCCGATCCCGATCTCCGCggcgcctcctcgcctcctccgcgATGGCCCgcgcgtcctccgccgccgccgctgtagcCTTCCTATGGGCGCTCGCCCTCCTCGCAGCGGCGGCCTCGGGCGCGCGCCTCCCCGGCCGCGCCGTCGAGGGCGCGCAGCAGCGGGTAGGCGGGGGCCCAACGGCCACCGCCGTGTTCGCGCTGGGAAGCTTCTGGCGGTCGGAGGCGGCGTTCGGCTGCCTCCCCGGCGTGCTCCGCACCTCCGTCGGCTACGCCGGCGGCTCCAAGGCCAACCCCGAGTACCGCAACCTCGCCGACCACGCCGAGTGCGTCAAggtaggctcctcctccctgtcaGCTGTGCTAGTTCCACCATGGCTGAACGAGGCAATGATAATTTGGTAATGCTTGCTACTTTCAGTAGTGCCGTAGTCTCCGACTTCTCTGTTAGTTACTCCATTTTACCAACAGTGAGTAAATGAATGTTTGTCCAAGAAAATAAGAACATCGAGTAAATGAATGAATGATTTCCCttgatataaaataaaatactagAATGAATGAATGTCTTGTGACCTACTAACATAACATGCCTGATTAGTCCGGCGTGCAGTGCGCTTGAAGCAATTGGGCATGTTGTGGTGTTGGTGTGCATGATCGTGCTGCATTCCTGCACAACATAAGAGCGTTTTAAGTTCTGAAGTGCTGTTAAGAACTTGAGTGTTTTCTGAGGTACGATGACTGGCTTTGACCTCTGCTTGCCCTTTAATAATATAGGTTGAATATAATCCCCGGTTGATTCAGTACAAGCAGCTTCTCGATGTGTTCTGGGCAAGTCACGATCCACGCGAGGTCTTCGGACAAGGACCTGATGTTGGCAACCAGTATAGGTGATTGAATTTTATCTTGGCTCCTTTCCATCAGTAAATCAACCTTTttaaggctgtgatgatcttctgTTTGCATCCAGTACTTTTCCGTGGTAGATCAATTTTATTTACGGTATTTAGCATATGATATGTTCACAACAAGGCCATCAGTTTTCCCAGTTTTATGCCTTCATGGAATCGATCTAAGTTACAATGTCAGATCTGCATAACCCAGTTTCCCTACTAGCCCAAATAAGAATCGCCATGTACATAGCACTATAGCAGTATAGAACAATATGATGGTAGCATTTGTAAACAAATGATATTCTTACGAGCACCCTGATCATTATAGTTGCTCAATTTGTGTGGTCACAGATCCGTCATTTTCACAAATGGAACCCTCGAGGCTAGATTGGCTGGTCTTAGCAAAGAAAGAGAACAAGGCAAGGACCGCAGCAGTGTTATCACCACAGAGATCCATCCAGTGGGGGCATTTTATCCAGCTGAACCAGAACATCAGGTAGCTATTTCACTATACTTCCTTCTGATACAGACAATGCAAATGGCATTTTGTTCTTGTgtgtttgtttttcccttacatgAAGTCAATTTCAATGCTAGAAATTTGAGCTGAAGCGCAAGCCTTTCCTCGTGCAATTGATCGGTAACCTGCCAGAGGAGGAACTCCAGTCATCAACACTAGCTGCGAAGCTGAATGCATATGCTGCAGATCTCTGCCCTCCAAAGACCCAGAAGAGGATAAGCTCCAAGATTGACGAGATTGCTAAGAAAGGCTGGCCCATCCTAAGAGACATTTAAGCTCATTGTGGTCCCAGTTCGTCTCGTCAGCTACTCCAATCCAACAACACATGATTTTTGCTGGAATATTTCGTAGGAGAGTCTCAAGCAGCTCACTGACGGACAGTAGCCGGGTCGCAGTGGTTTATCGTTGACTTGGTCATGGAGATTACAGTGTTTATAGATAGCATCATCTGTTGATTGCCAGCTTTTTTTTTCCTGTTTAACATACATGTGTCTCTTGTTCAGAGCTTACTGAACACGTGAAGTTGTAATGTGTAACTTTGGTTGTTTTCACCAGTGAAAATATACAGATGTGTGTTGAGCTGACCCCAGGCTCGTTCCTGTGGGAATTAAATTGTTTATCATGAACTtcttgtagagtatttcagatgcaagttgttTGCGAATCAAATGAAGCATGAATATCCCCTGGCACTCTGGCAGGTTGTAATTTAAGACGTAAATATTCTCACATAggtttttctccttttttttcttcgataaagaacatatattaatatcacgaagataccaattacatctagtctctgcaacaacgcaatgcctAGCGATATATGAATGCACACAGCTAAACAAAGAAAGaactaaaataaaagaaaagtccaAGAGATCTATACCTTGAAGCAGGGCAGTACTAACAGCACACTGACAGCACCAGCTTCTCCAAAAGAGACGCATCCAATAAGGTAACAACACAGTCGTTGCCTCATCGTAGATCTTATGTTTTCACCCTTGAGAAAAGTCATCGCTTCCAAAAACAataccttcaataagcctattggCAAGCACAATCAATTAAGGTCAGACTTTGGATTTTCACCCCAAAAGACTTTGAACTtctcctgtgttgtcgcccccacttgtgAAGCCGCTGCTCCAAAACAAATCATCAAGCCAATTCATCATCGCCACGAAGAGTTGAATCATCTTTTCTAGTCCTGAGATCTCGGCTTACATGACATTCTCCGCCAACTGACTTCACCATGGGCAAGAAATCATGCCACATGATGGTAACAACCAACAGAGCTCCGTAGTGCTCCCTCTAAAACTAAATGGTCAGAAAAAACATGGCTACGCACGACTGAATCACATccaatccagcaaactccagacaTAAAGTGCCTAATAGAATACACCGGCTGAGCCTTCCAGAACTCGACACTCTCACCGGATCGATGgggacatgtccatcttgtcgtGATAAGAATCCTAGGACTACCACCATTATTTGCGAGATTAACAGCCCCCACGCAACCAGTCACTCGTGCCAGACCGCCAGTGGAGAATAAGGCAGCACAGAGCGTTGGCGCCGGCGTGGCTAAAGCAAATGTCCTCCTGCATCGGTTGGTCCCAAGTGAGCCCAAATCGGACCGCCAGCGTCGAAACGCCGCTGGAGGATAGCCGCCACGCGCCACCCATTCCGCACCGCCGTCCGCCGGAGTGCATCAGGCCGCGGCCACCGTGGTCGTGCCGCCCGACGTCCCCAGCCTGCGCCCCACCGCCTCCTGTGATGCGCCTCTGCGGAGCCCTCTCCAGCCCTCCGTCGACGGgttgggcgccgccaccgccaccgagtCGGCAACAACGGTGGCGTGAGGGGCGGGGGATAAGGGGGGCTGCTAgtcagggtgggcataaaaactgtgaaaccgaaaaccgaaccgaagccgaaaccgaactaaccgaaatctcggttttttccattaaccgctattttttcggtttccatttatactaaccgaattaaatttggtagaattcggtttttagccccacGAAACGAACAAGACCAaatagaccgaattgagtaacctaccatcaatttgtgcataaaccgatcattccatagaaacccaattgcgtttgatgttccaaaaattattcattcaatgtatgactttggtttttgatgtactagctttttctgaatatagcgtgaagcctgcataatagaacacgtcgctcgaagtcttagctatcccttttaatcgctcacgagtgatgcacctgtaccatgagtgccgcagcctaccaaatagcatccctccatgattggtgctcatttgtcgatttcttgcgcagttgatgctttttctgttgatatgtcaatcactatttgctttcttGGGTGATGCCTACTGtttgttcaagtgagtaggttcattcggttttaaccgaaaaccgaaccgaatttgtcggttaaccgaatcttcggtttcctaaattttcatgccaattttggTTACCATTTTTAAAAACCaaatttgttcaaaaaccgcaaaaaccgaaccgaaatttcggttaaaaccgaatgcccaccctgagCTGCTAGGGCGGGGGATCGGGGCCTCGGCCACCGCTCGAGAGGGGAGCCGCGGGGGAGGGCAACGTTTCTCCATCTTAGAATATATTTATTCAGTTCTTGGGGCATTTGTTCTTGTAGTTAAATAAAGCTTTTTTAACGGTAGTTAAATAAAGCTGGCATTATTCTTGTAGCTAAATAAAGTTGGGTATCGAAGACCGTGTTCGTATCCAAGACGTTGTCTATCTTTTCACAAATTGAGATAGTAGTTCGTTTTCTTTTACAATACGAATTGCTCTTGTTATTATATATAGATAGACAATCACGAGCAAAGACAAGGCGACAAATAAACACGGAGGGGACGAGTGAATCAGTACATCTCTTAATATGGAATCAGGGTTTGAAGAATCCAAGGCGGCCGAGCCTCACGTGTGCCAGGAGCAGGGGGCGATCGCGGAGCCGGCCGGGAAGAAGAATGTGCAACTCCGGTCGATGCCGGTAAGCGAGCTCTCCCCGGCGGCCTGAAGCGTAGGCGCCCCCGTGCGTCGCGTGCCCTAGCTAAGCCTTATGCCCGCGCGTGAGAGAGCTGTAGCTTGCTCGTAGATCTACTGCTCCATGGCTAGGGCTAATCTTTCTCAAGAGATTTCTTTCCACTTCTTCTGATCGTATTTGGGTGCCGACTGTTGCTAGCTCACTATGATGAACTGACGATTTCTGAGATTAATCGCATGGATTGTTTTGCAGCGCGTGAAGGTTTATCGCTTGAGAAACGACGGCGGGTGGGACGACCAAGGCACTGGCCATGTTACAATCGATTATCTCGACGTATCTTCGCCAAAGGTTCTCAATGCCATCCCCTCCTCGAACTCAAAGACGACGGCGGGCGGGACGATACCGGTGCTGCCCATGGAGCACATTGTAAGTTTGCAACACTGAGCTAGGATGTATGCCGATTAACTATATTCCATCTATTCCAAATTAAGTGAATCAGTTTTGTCCACATACACACGTCTAGATAATATTGAGTGAATTAATTTAGGACAGAGAGAGAGTGTAATAATAATACCCTTCATCATTTGTATACTGCTATTATTTTGCAGGGCTCGACATCGCCAAATGAGGTTGCTCTCTCTGTTATAGATGAGAAGGACAACGAAACGATCCTTTTGCACCTCATTACTATGGATGAAATCTACAAGCAGGAAGGTGAATCATACTCCCAGCCAATGTTTTCTCCTtccgtttttattttctttgctctCTTCTGCTCAATGGCATCATGCATGACTCGCTCCTTCCCTCTAGCAGAGACGTTCATCGAGTGGCGCGATCCCGAAGTGGGCATCACACTCTGCTTGAGCTTCCAAGACGCCGCAGGGTGCTCCAACGTATGGTATGCTACTCACGGAGAATGCAGAGTTGTTGTTTCGTTGTATCTATGCATGATGTGTGCTCACCTGCACGTTATGCTCAACTGTGTACTTTCCAGGAATGTGATCTCCGAAGTGCGGAGGAAACAACAGCTTGAGTTTTGGGACATTTGGTTTGCCAGTTACACTGATGGTAGGACTGCTCTTCGGTCTGCCAGTGACACGAATGGTAGGCTCCGTCTTCGGTCTGCCAGTGGCCGGTCTTGTGATGTTTATTTTACCACCTAAGACAAAAATGTGTCAGCATAAATGCTCATGAGCATTTTCCTTGTTTTGTGCAGCTCCCCAAGGATAATTTATTCTTCAAGCAAAGAAAATTGCCCTATGATGCGGAAACAGAGATGGACATCCAGGCTCAGGACATGAAGTCGGTCACCTCCCAAGTTGAAAAAAATAAAGTGTTTCGTCTGTTCAGGATTTCTGGTGAATGTGAATCTGTGATGTTGTTCACAGTGCCATTTTCATAGTACATGTCCATTATTTTCTGTGTAAAGAGAATAACAAACCAGCaatatgttaattttttttcAAGGAATAATACTTGTGCTTGGTTTTAAGAGCCGCAGCAACATTGCTCAATACTGTAACCATTGGTAACCTGCTATGAGACTAGGCGTAAGTAACCAGTCACAACTTGGCTCATATGCATCTTCATGACTTCATATATACACATGTCTTCACAGAAGGGCGTGCAGTGTTCCACAAAAACCTATTTCTACAGAAACATACTGAACCATGAGAAACAAGGAGCTACTATGGCTATTTCTTGACTCGTTTCGAAGCAGTTTTGGCTAGAGCATTGTAGATATCGTCACGCTTCCTCTTCGCGCTCTCTTCAGCCTTGCCAGAGGCGGCTGCGTTGGCCTGCCTTTCCAATGCTTCCCTAACAAAGTACTTCAGCCTCCAGAGGGTCGTCTCACTCTGTACACACACAGGAAGCACGGTAAACATGCTAAACTATGTGACACATGGAGCGGTGTTGAGAGTAAATAAATTTTACCTGAGCGTCCATGTCAAGTTCCACTTCTTCTGCTGAGGTTTGGAAGCTAGGATTGTCTTGTGCAACCAACTCTAGTGCCTTGCTAAGATCTTCGGGAGACAAGTGGCAAAGACCAGCACCGAGTTTTCTCTTCTCGTCTGTGGTCATTTTCCTACAGATATCAAGATTTTAGCAAACATATCACCTTTTAGGGTCAGCGCCCCTATAAAGTTACAGCAAAATCGATGGGGCACAAGATGAACATCTTTAAGACAAACCTGCATCTCTGAACCACCATTCTCCGGAGCTCATCCAGTTGATTATAAAGCTCATTCAGctggaagaaaagaaagaaggtaCTGACTTAACCAAACAGGGAAATACATAAAGGGTCGCAGAAGTTTCATGTAACCGACTTCTGAATATGCAAGGCACATATTTGACAAGGATACAGACGCATGTTCAGACTCACAATACATCTTAGTCAATAACGAGTTTTATATTGGTATACATCAATACGCAGAAAAACACATCGATAAATAACCCTAGTATTATTTTTTATGGATAATTTATTTATAGTTTTATACTGAACAGGAGCCAGGGTCAGTTTATAGTGCTTCAATCAATACCCACATAATAAGGAAATATAAGTCTGCTGACCTCATCATCAGTATCTTTTGCTAATTTTCCAACAGTAGCTTCTGGTGTAGTGTTATTTGTGGTTGGAACATCATTTGGTTCCTCCTTTTTCCTTTCCTAAATAAAAGATCCAActtattgttgtcaaatgctagtAACACATATTGTATCAAAACAACTATGGTAACATATATCACTAGAAATATCCACCTCGTTCTCAACTTTTGGGAGAAGCTGGAGCCACTTGTCCTCAAATTTCTCAAGCAATAACTTGGCCATTATGTGAACATCGTGATTTTCATCGTTGTACGTCATTGCATTGTCAAAAACTAATCTAACATCAGAATATATTTCTCGGACATTGTTATACTTGGTACCATCCTTCCCTTCCATTTTGTTTTGGATGGTTGAGAAGTCCATAGGTTTGGTTATAATCTGTAAAGAGTAGAAATTAAAGATATGAATCACTAGAAGCAAAACCTTCAGAAACCGTTCATTTGATAGGATATAACCCAAATAGTAAATAAACCAATGAAGTCACTCCATCTTACTGATATATACTCCCTGACttcctccatcccaaaatataaggctccCTTAAACTACGCTGGTCAACAACTTATAACTTTGACTATGATTTGTACTTATA contains the following coding sequences:
- the LOC124703710 gene encoding pentatricopeptide repeat-containing protein At2g35030, mitochondrial-like, giving the protein MAAALRRIRSPRLRLGASFPYHSAAGDSNHVQDPNRRIADLAAAGRVSDARSLFDRTADRDVVSWTALVAAYARHGMLQDARALFERPDARRNVVTWTALLSGYARARCIDEARALFERMPERNAVSWNTMLEAYTSAGRLDDACALFNSMPVRDAGSWNILLAALVRSGIMDKARKLFERMPERSVMSWTTMVSGIARSGSVDEARALFNAMPERNVVSWNAMISGYARNCRIDEALDLFMNMPMRDVASWNIMITGFIQNKDLNRAKELFDKMPTRNVVTWTTMMNGCLQGNESETALQLFNGMLIDGIRPNQVTFLGAVDACSNLAGLSEGQQVHQMICKTSFQFDTFIESTLMKLYAKCGEIRLARKVFDLSREKDVVSWNGMIAAYAHHGRGVEAIALYGKMQENGYKPNDVTYVGLLSACSHSGLVDQGLRIFEYLAKDISIAVRDEHYTCLIDLCSRAGRLDDAKRLIHGLKLKPKSSTVWNALLGGCNAHGNESIGDLAARHLLEAEPDNAGTYTLLCNIYASAGKWKEAAKIRSEMNDRGLKKQPGCSWIELANKVHVFVARDKSHNEYGSINSMLQGIHHMMRMGGTVPRDYMQLTNEELVDRII
- the LOC124684871 gene encoding transcription factor GTE1-like, encoding MVPEDGARAVAAAAAAAAAAAAMDSPTAAEHPPVESYQRQVDDIASKTDVLEKRVNEVTRFFDGKKHGSGGRKAGGSSRYATNGARDCKGTPDLTRQLGGIIRQITSHEWADPFLQPVDVVGLQLDDYHKIITKPMDFSTIQNKMEGKDGTKYNNVREIYSDVRLVFDNAMTYNDENHDVHIMAKLLLEKFEDKWLQLLPKVENEERKKEEPNDVPTTNNTTPEATVGKLAKDTDDELNELYNQLDELRRMVVQRCRKMTTDEKRKLGAGLCHLSPEDLSKALELVAQDNPSFQTSAEEVELDMDAQSETTLWRLKYFVREALERQANAAASGKAEESAKRKRDDIYNALAKTASKRVKK
- the LOC124667075 gene encoding peptide methionine sulfoxide reductase A5-like — encoded protein: MARASSAAAAVAFLWALALLAAAASGARLPGRAVEGAQQRVGGGPTATAVFALGSFWRSEAAFGCLPGVLRTSVGYAGGSKANPEYRNLADHAECVKVEYNPRLIQYKQLLDVFWASHDPREVFGQGPDVGNQYRSVIFTNGTLEARLAGLSKEREQGKDRSSVITTEIHPVGAFYPAEPEHQKFELKRKPFLVQLIGNLPEEELQSSTLAAKLNAYAADLCPPKTQKRISSKIDEIAKKGWPILRDI